A DNA window from Salvia hispanica cultivar TCC Black 2014 unplaced genomic scaffold, UniMelb_Shisp_WGS_1.0 HiC_scaffold_805, whole genome shotgun sequence contains the following coding sequences:
- the LOC125200105 gene encoding LOW QUALITY PROTEIN: protein KAKU4-like (The sequence of the model RefSeq protein was modified relative to this genomic sequence to represent the inferred CDS: inserted 1 base in 1 codon), which produces KRSIANSPRQTDEGLYILNKAIQEAXKWFQGKKEGSSSVAEVADGTCNLNSAAIDHMEYGTGSPVDMARSYMRERPPWASPMEHAGLRTPLTTTMERFKERTPYSVTKEVWSSLKRQSALASGSWNIQEELRRVRSKAVEDMFDTPR; this is translated from the exons AAAAGATCAATTGCAAATTCCCCTCGGCAAACAGATG AAGGTCTGTATATACTCAATAAAGCTATTCAAGAAG AAAAGTGGTTCCAAGGGAAGAAAGAAGGGTCCAGTTCAGTGGCAGAGGTAGCAGATGGAACTTGTAATCTTAACTCTGCTGCGATTGACCAT ATGGAATATGGAACTGGTTCTCCTGTGGATATGGCCAGATCTTATATGAGAGAAAGGCCTCCTTGGGCATCTCCTATGGAACATGCTGGGCTGAGAACCCCATTGACTACAACTATGGAACGTTTCAAGGAAAGAACACCATATTCAGTCACCAAAGAAGTTTGGTCATCATTAAAG AGACAGAGTGCTCTTGCATCTGGATCCTGGAATATCCAGGAAGAATTACGGAGAGTACGCTCAAAAGCAGTCGAAGATATGTTCGACACCCCCCGCTAA
- the LOC125200109 gene encoding uncharacterized protein LOC125200109 — protein sequence MAKSQLTMIHPWFLDLVPLVVVLLIVAHVLALVYWVYRLATDKQPGRTKRH from the exons ATGGCGAAATCTCAGCTAACAATGATCCACCCATGGTTTCTCGATCTCGTACCTCTCGTGGTTGTTCTTCTCATTGTTGCTCACGTCCTCGCTCTG GTTTATTGGGTTTACAGACTAGCAACTGATAAGCAGCCTGGAAGAACTAAGAGGCACTAA
- the LOC125200103 gene encoding bZIP transcription factor RISBZ4-like, with the protein MLIAETWLQDGLQPRVCARSRRRKQAHLADLEQQVEQLRGESATLFKQLADANQQFKDSTTNNRVLRSDVEALRAKVKLAEDMVARGSLTSSLSHVLQNYLSTPQDYINSIPGLMGSHADNGSPYSGVDQNPESFSSNGVVGEPEMWTWEGHPISK; encoded by the coding sequence GGTTGCAGGATGGTCTCCAACCGCGAGTCTGCGCAAGATCTAGACGAAGGAAGCAAGCACACTTAGCAGATCTCGAACAACAGGTGGAACAgttaagaggagagagtgCAACTCTGTTCAAACAGCTTGCTGATGCTAATCAGCAATTCAAAGATTCCACGACAAACAACCGCGTGCTCAGATCAGACGTTGAGGCCCTAAGAGCCAAGGTGAAGCTAGCCGAGGATATGGTGGCTCGCGGCTCATTGACATCGAGCCTGAGCCATGTTCTCCAAAACTATCTCAGCACGCCACAGGACTACATCAACAGCATTCCCGGACTGATGGGGAGCCATGCAGATAATGGCTCTCCGTATTCTGGGGTTGATCAGAATCCGGAGAGCTTCAGCAGCAACGGGGTGGTGGGAGAACCGGAGATGTGGACTTGGGAGGGTCATCCCATTTCCAAATGA
- the LOC125200104 gene encoding uncharacterized protein LOC125200104 translates to MSESHRTRSKAAPDWTAEESLILKWQQIVENCNVIDVNRNLNQCKRHWDALLTAYRRVKQGAPPDRFFPPDLFAAVDHCLTTNVAGEDAAVPEEVAMETHPDAQAQLPKLFFQTGPKKQRPRMKRQKRRLETQNPWGYFTSTKKPHEESSSMPEEAENTDNVVESLHEEINTESKDQPESEEQTLATMLWERALQINAIVEGNLADDVDLKNAEAVQMDFTRRQGDKLIDCLGNISTTLNQLCDLVQKSN, encoded by the exons atgtcggAATCGCACCGCACCCGGTCGAAGGCCGCTCCGGACTGGACGGCGGAGGAATCCCTAATTCTG AAATGGCAGCAGATCGTGGAGAACTGCAACGTCATCGACGTCAACCGCAACTTGAATCAGTGCAAGCGCCACTGGGACGCCCTTCTCACCGCCTACCGACGGGTTAAACAAGGAGCTCCGCCCGATCGCTTCTTTCCACCTGACCTCTTCGCCGCCGTCGATCACTGCCTCACTACCAACGTCGCCGGAGAGGATGCGGCTGTGCCGGAGGAAGTAGCTATGGAGACTCATCCGGATGCGCAGGCCCAATTGCCTAAGTTATTCTTTCAAACTG GTCCCAAGAAACAGAGACCAAGGATGAAGCGTCAAAAGCGCAGACTTGAAACCCAAAATCCTTGGGGATACTTCACGAGCACGAAGAAACCACATGAAGAATCTAGCAGCATGCCGGAAGAGGCTGAGAACACAGATAACGTCGTTGAGAGCTTGCATGAGGAGATCAATACTGAGTCAAAAGACCAACCAGAGTCAGAAGAGCAAACACTGGCCACGATGCTGTGGGAGAGAGCATTGCAGATCAATGCAATCGTCGAAGGAAACCTAGCCGATGATGTAGATCTGAAGAATGCTGAGGCTGTTCAAATGGATTTCACTAGACGCCAAGGCGATAAGCTTATAGACTGCCTCGGGAATATCTCGACCACTCTTAATCAGCTTTGTGACTTAGTCCAGAAAAGCAactga